A portion of the Halopelagius inordinatus genome contains these proteins:
- a CDS encoding sensor histidine kinase yields the protein MDTSSRLAAYGPSMLRLVGAVLVFLHVVHLFGDVHESAHSRASLLFTTLGPLATAVLFLAATGWVLRTELGRDRVETLVRWTFVGVTAVGGLGVLTVFYLRAEGLDLEQWWYLVANAATGGAFVGLLVGVYDARAARTAARLRSERRRAEWLSQRLHVLNRVLRHDLRNELNVVHGYASLIAEGEGDVRNRAAVIERKSEEILRLSEKARDLERLLAESDDVTAVQSDLAAVVRENLDALRTDRPEVDVTVDVPDEASVSSVPLLDAVVDAVVENAVVHNPSSEPTVSVAVRVSSETVRLRVEDDGPGIPEEELDVLDAGVETPLRHSSGLGLWFVQWAVAESGGRLEFESLAVGTAVLVTLPRADAADAADSPATATPDDEDPFSAWGTNPGI from the coding sequence ATGGATACCAGTTCCCGACTGGCGGCGTACGGGCCGTCGATGCTCCGTTTGGTCGGGGCCGTACTCGTCTTCCTCCACGTCGTGCATCTCTTCGGGGACGTCCACGAGAGCGCGCACAGTCGCGCGTCGCTTCTGTTCACGACGCTCGGGCCACTCGCGACTGCGGTTCTCTTTTTGGCCGCGACGGGTTGGGTGCTCCGAACTGAGTTGGGACGTGACCGAGTCGAGACCCTCGTCCGCTGGACGTTCGTCGGTGTCACCGCCGTCGGTGGTCTCGGCGTCCTCACAGTCTTCTACCTGCGCGCGGAGGGACTCGACTTAGAGCAGTGGTGGTACCTCGTCGCCAACGCGGCCACCGGCGGCGCGTTCGTCGGCCTCCTCGTCGGCGTCTACGACGCCCGCGCCGCCCGAACCGCGGCCCGTCTCCGCTCGGAACGACGCCGCGCGGAGTGGCTGAGTCAACGCCTCCACGTCCTGAACCGAGTCCTCCGTCACGACCTGCGCAACGAACTGAACGTCGTCCACGGCTACGCCTCTCTCATCGCCGAGGGGGAGGGCGACGTTCGGAACCGCGCCGCCGTCATCGAACGAAAGTCCGAGGAGATTCTCCGATTGAGCGAGAAGGCCCGAGACTTAGAACGACTGCTCGCCGAGAGCGACGACGTCACGGCGGTGCAGTCTGACCTCGCGGCGGTCGTTCGCGAGAACCTCGACGCTCTCAGAACCGACCGCCCGGAGGTCGACGTCACCGTCGACGTACCGGACGAGGCGTCCGTCTCTTCGGTCCCCCTCCTCGACGCCGTGGTGGACGCCGTCGTCGAGAACGCCGTCGTCCACAACCCCTCGTCGGAACCGACCGTCTCGGTCGCCGTCCGCGTCAGTTCCGAGACGGTTCGCCTCCGCGTCGAAGACGACGGGCCGGGCATCCCCGAGGAGGAACTCGACGTGCTCGACGCGGGCGTCGAGACGCCGCTTCGACACTCCAGCGGCCTCGGCCTCTGGTTCGTCCAGTGGGCCGTTGCCGAGTCCGGCGGCCGACTCGAATTCGAGTCGCTGGCGGTCGGAACCGCCGTCCTCGTGACGCTTCCGAGAGCGGACGCGGCCGACGCCGCGGACTCGCCCGCGACGGCGACGCCGGACGACGAGGACCCGTTCTCCGCGTGGGGAACGAACCCGGGAATCTGA
- the mutL gene encoding DNA mismatch repair endonuclease MutL, with the protein MTDEDTPAIRALDDRTVRQIAAGEVVERPASVVKELVENSLDAGASRVSVAVDTGGTEGVRVRDDGRGMTESEVELAVEEHTTSKIAGIDDLESGVGTLGFRGEALHTISAVSRTTVRTKPRGGDSGTELRVEGGEVTAVRPAGCPEGTVVEVEDLFYNTPARRKFLKTTATEFDHVNTVVTHYALANPDVAISLEHDDREVFATEGRGSLESTVLSVYGREVAESMVRVDHEPESGAIDAVSGLVSHPETTRSTREYLSTFVNGRYVTARVLRESVLAAYGGQLASDRYPFAVLFVDLPADTVDVNVHPRKMEVRFHEESAVEDAVEEAVRSALLEDGLVRASAPRGRSAPDETAVAPESPTEEVTGGAGHSPQPESSGGRASRSRKRSFGEGSGRSAPEGETEERGANAADDSAQTAFESVASDSGVGDDADADESGLTGTDSEDGGRTASADHTADETRSDDAWTVSTGSGSESDDATSRTEPASPGLSESSATGTNPSNADAPRAEKSPDSPSPASDRRRSGGPPLGVEGPTVQRDLDGEAAALEPEFDSLPSMRVLGQLHETYIVAETASGLVLVDQHAADERVNYERLRAELAGDVATQALANPVELELTAREAALFAEYRDALADVGFRAERTGERTVEVRSVPAVFASALDPELLRDALTAFVSEGDDGGRETVANVADELLADLACYPSVTGNTSLTEGSVVDLLSALDDCENPYACPHGRPVVIELDRGEIEDRFERDYPGHGGRRAE; encoded by the coding sequence GTGACCGACGAAGACACCCCGGCCATCAGAGCCCTCGACGACCGGACGGTTCGACAGATAGCGGCCGGAGAAGTCGTCGAGCGACCGGCCTCGGTCGTGAAGGAACTCGTCGAGAACAGCCTCGACGCCGGCGCGAGTCGCGTCTCAGTCGCGGTGGACACCGGCGGAACCGAGGGCGTGCGCGTCCGCGACGACGGGCGCGGGATGACCGAATCCGAGGTGGAACTGGCCGTCGAAGAACACACCACGAGCAAGATAGCCGGTATCGACGACTTGGAGTCCGGCGTCGGAACGCTCGGTTTCCGGGGGGAGGCGCTCCACACGATAAGCGCCGTCTCGCGGACGACCGTCCGGACGAAACCGCGCGGCGGCGACTCGGGGACCGAACTCCGCGTCGAGGGCGGCGAGGTGACGGCGGTTCGGCCGGCGGGATGTCCGGAGGGTACCGTCGTCGAAGTCGAGGACTTGTTCTACAACACGCCCGCGCGGCGGAAATTCCTGAAAACGACGGCGACGGAGTTCGACCACGTGAACACCGTCGTCACCCACTACGCGTTGGCGAACCCCGACGTGGCCATCTCCTTGGAACACGACGACAGGGAGGTGTTCGCCACCGAGGGCCGCGGCAGTCTCGAATCGACGGTGCTCTCGGTCTACGGCCGCGAGGTGGCGGAGTCGATGGTCCGGGTCGACCACGAACCCGAATCGGGGGCGATAGACGCCGTCTCCGGACTTGTCAGTCACCCCGAGACGACGCGAAGCACCCGCGAGTATCTCTCGACGTTCGTCAACGGGCGGTACGTCACCGCGCGCGTCCTCCGAGAGTCCGTCCTCGCGGCCTACGGCGGGCAGTTGGCGTCGGACCGTTACCCCTTCGCAGTGCTTTTCGTGGACCTCCCCGCGGACACGGTGGACGTGAACGTCCACCCCCGAAAGATGGAGGTCAGGTTCCACGAGGAGAGCGCGGTCGAAGACGCCGTCGAGGAGGCGGTGAGGTCCGCGCTGTTGGAGGACGGACTCGTCAGAGCGTCCGCGCCGCGGGGACGGTCCGCTCCCGACGAGACGGCAGTCGCCCCCGAGTCGCCGACGGAGGAGGTGACCGGCGGCGCGGGACACAGCCCACAACCGGAGTCGTCGGGCGGCCGAGCGAGTCGGTCCCGCAAGCGGTCGTTCGGGGAGGGGTCCGGTCGGTCGGCGCCAGAAGGAGAGACCGAAGAACGCGGGGCGAACGCGGCGGACGACTCGGCGCAGACCGCTTTCGAGAGCGTCGCGTCCGATTCCGGCGTGGGTGACGACGCCGACGCCGACGAGAGCGGACTCACCGGCACCGACTCCGAAGACGGCGGACGGACCGCGTCGGCGGACCACACCGCAGACGAGACGCGGTCCGACGACGCGTGGACCGTCTCGACCGGGTCGGGGTCCGAGAGCGACGACGCGACGAGTCGGACGGAACCGGCGTCGCCCGGTCTCTCCGAGTCGTCCGCGACGGGGACGAACCCCTCGAACGCCGACGCACCGCGGGCCGAGAAGTCGCCCGACTCGCCGTCTCCGGCGTCCGACCGTCGGCGTTCCGGCGGACCGCCTCTCGGCGTCGAGGGGCCGACGGTCCAACGCGATTTAGACGGCGAGGCCGCCGCCCTCGAACCGGAGTTCGACAGTCTCCCGTCGATGCGCGTCCTCGGGCAACTCCACGAGACGTACATCGTCGCCGAGACGGCGAGCGGACTCGTCCTCGTGGACCAACACGCCGCGGACGAACGGGTGAACTACGAACGCCTGCGGGCGGAACTGGCGGGCGACGTGGCGACGCAGGCCCTCGCGAACCCGGTGGAACTCGAACTGACCGCGCGGGAGGCGGCCCTGTTCGCCGAGTACCGCGACGCCCTCGCGGACGTCGGCTTTCGCGCCGAACGGACGGGCGAGCGAACCGTCGAGGTTCGGAGCGTCCCGGCCGTCTTCGCGTCGGCGTTGGACCCGGAACTGCTCCGCGACGCGTTGACCGCGTTCGTGTCCGAGGGCGACGACGGCGGACGCGAGACGGTGGCGAACGTCGCGGACGAACTGCTCGCGGACCTGGCGTGTTACCCCTCGGTGACGGGCAACACCTCGCTCACCGAGGGCTCCGTGGTGGACCTGCTCTCCGCGCTCGACGACTGCGAGAACCCCTACGCCTGCCCGCACGGACGTCCGGTCGTCATCGAACTCGACCGCGGCGAGATAGAAGACCGGTTCGAGCGGGATTACCCTGGCCACGGCGGGCGGCGCGCGGAATAG
- a CDS encoding DUF6663 family protein: protein MDLTTTGRYRVLGRPRDPNELLLIDVDETQSADADGEDEEVFGPTYVAATGYDSTLGETVESLESGNLVDAHLAWTDGDPRFESVEVVAETTFEFLDGVTGMFEAAKETWWAAEADGEAMNSRVTRDTDGDPNGALYVFAKQTGARDLFEEFKSGVTPLEPLVERANEGRAPESEQPRAVFVLRPADEPFLVVYIAFRRDGMLARTVRDTYA from the coding sequence ATGGACCTGACGACGACGGGTCGATACCGCGTGCTCGGGCGGCCGCGCGACCCGAACGAACTTCTCCTGATAGACGTTGACGAGACGCAGTCTGCCGACGCTGACGGCGAGGACGAGGAGGTGTTCGGGCCGACGTACGTCGCGGCGACGGGGTACGACAGCACCCTCGGGGAGACGGTCGAATCGCTCGAATCCGGGAACCTCGTGGACGCCCACCTCGCGTGGACGGACGGCGACCCGCGGTTCGAGTCCGTCGAGGTGGTCGCAGAGACGACGTTCGAGTTTCTCGACGGCGTCACCGGGATGTTCGAGGCGGCAAAGGAGACGTGGTGGGCCGCGGAGGCCGACGGCGAGGCGATGAACAGTCGCGTGACGAGAGACACGGACGGCGACCCGAACGGCGCGCTCTACGTCTTCGCGAAACAGACGGGCGCGCGGGACCTGTTCGAGGAGTTCAAAAGCGGCGTCACGCCGTTGGAACCCCTCGTCGAGCGCGCAAACGAGGGTCGCGCCCCCGAGAGCGAACAACCGCGGGCGGTGTTCGTGCTCCGACCGGCCGACGAACCGTTCCTCGTCGTCTACATCGCGTTCCGACGCGACGGGATGCTCGCGCGGACGGTCCGAGACACGTACGCCTGA
- a CDS encoding NUDIX hydrolase, translated as MTERPLRATVSLRGVLFRPQDDVLVVKRATDGGWELPGGRLGAQEDAPEGVHREIREETGLDVDVRRPVHAVSWRNDDDNGRFGVYYRCLTSADEVSLSHEHTDFDWLSPRTAAKRLSDVQGKAVRRALEEHDR; from the coding sequence ATGACCGAACGACCGCTTCGCGCCACGGTGAGTCTCCGCGGCGTGCTGTTCAGACCGCAGGACGACGTTCTCGTCGTCAAGCGCGCCACCGACGGGGGGTGGGAACTTCCCGGCGGCCGACTCGGCGCACAGGAGGACGCCCCCGAGGGCGTCCACCGCGAGATCCGAGAGGAGACCGGACTCGACGTCGACGTTCGGCGTCCGGTTCACGCCGTCTCGTGGCGTAACGACGACGACAACGGCCGGTTCGGCGTCTACTACCGCTGTCTCACCTCGGCGGACGAGGTGTCTCTCAGCCACGAGCACACCGACTTCGATTGGCTGTCGCCGCGCACCGCGGCGAAGCGACTCAGCGACGTGCAGGGGAAGGCAGTGAGACGCGCCCTGGAGGAACACGACCGGTGA
- the arcD gene encoding arginine/ornithine antiporter ArcD, with the protein MATLSFEPLTYDDIPEDERPTLGQALVPIFGMLFFLSVGAILLDLDPQIPLLFGIGLTGLVGRYWLGQSWRSMYEGIADGLLMGMQAILIIFVIYMLISTWTGAGTIPTLIYYGLELLTPTVFLPVATLLAAVVAFAIGSSWTTAGTLGVAFIGIGAGLGVPEPMTAGAVLTGAYTGDKISPLSDTTNLAAAVTNTDLMTHVRTMRVGTGLALVISLGLYTYLGLTATGAIPPGRVESIQSAISGSYVVSPVTFAPLVLTFALALRGYPALPAITSGVFAGIATQILVQGPVSTEGLVAAMEVAQSGTSVETDVELVNDLLASGGLTGSSWTITVVVAALALGGILERTGVLAVIAHRLGQSMKSVGSLTAGTALSAFGMNVLAAEQYMSIVVPGMSLRGLYDDFDLDSRNLSRAVEAAGTTTSALVPWNAGGVYMATVLGVPTLEYAPYYFLGFLSPAILLIMGVTGWRITKQSEETNAGIKGAVESLADD; encoded by the coding sequence ATGGCGACTCTATCGTTCGAACCGCTGACGTACGACGACATCCCCGAGGACGAGCGACCGACGCTCGGGCAGGCGCTCGTCCCCATCTTCGGGATGTTGTTTTTCCTGAGCGTCGGCGCGATTCTGCTCGACTTAGACCCGCAGATACCGCTTCTGTTCGGTATCGGGCTGACCGGACTCGTGGGTCGGTACTGGCTCGGACAGTCCTGGCGGTCGATGTACGAGGGCATCGCCGACGGACTCTTGATGGGGATGCAGGCTATTCTCATAATCTTCGTCATCTACATGCTCATCTCGACGTGGACGGGCGCGGGAACCATCCCGACGCTCATCTACTACGGGTTGGAACTTCTCACGCCGACGGTGTTTCTGCCGGTGGCGACGCTTCTGGCGGCAGTCGTTGCGTTCGCCATCGGGTCCTCGTGGACGACGGCTGGGACGCTCGGCGTCGCGTTCATCGGCATCGGCGCGGGACTCGGCGTTCCCGAGCCGATGACGGCGGGTGCCGTCCTCACCGGCGCGTACACCGGCGACAAGATATCGCCGCTGTCGGACACGACGAACCTCGCGGCGGCGGTGACCAACACCGACCTGATGACGCACGTTCGGACGATGCGCGTCGGAACCGGTCTGGCGCTCGTTATCTCGCTCGGACTGTACACCTACCTCGGACTGACGGCGACGGGCGCTATCCCGCCGGGGCGGGTGGAGTCCATCCAGTCTGCCATCTCCGGAAGCTACGTCGTCTCGCCGGTGACGTTCGCGCCACTCGTGCTGACGTTCGCGCTGGCGCTCCGGGGCTATCCGGCGCTTCCGGCCATCACGTCCGGCGTCTTTGCGGGTATCGCGACGCAGATTCTCGTGCAGGGTCCGGTTTCGACGGAGGGTCTGGTCGCCGCGATGGAAGTCGCGCAGTCGGGCACGAGCGTCGAGACTGACGTCGAACTCGTCAACGACCTCTTGGCGAGCGGCGGTCTCACGGGGTCGTCGTGGACGATAACCGTCGTCGTCGCCGCACTCGCACTCGGCGGTATCCTCGAACGGACGGGCGTCCTCGCGGTCATCGCCCACAGACTCGGGCAGTCGATGAAAAGCGTCGGGAGCCTCACGGCGGGGACGGCGCTGTCGGCGTTCGGGATGAACGTCCTCGCGGCCGAGCAGTACATGTCTATCGTCGTCCCGGGGATGAGTCTCCGCGGCCTGTACGACGACTTCGACCTGGACAGCCGGAACCTCTCGCGGGCCGTCGAAGCCGCCGGGACGACGACGAGCGCTCTCGTCCCGTGGAACGCGGGCGGGGTGTACATGGCGACGGTGCTCGGGGTGCCGACGCTCGAATACGCGCCGTACTACTTCCTCGGCTTTCTCTCGCCCGCCATCCTCCTCATCATGGGCGTCACCGGGTGGCGCATAACGAAACAGAGCGAGGAGACGAACGCGGGCATCAAAGGCGCAGTCGAGTCGCTCGCCGACGACTGA
- a CDS encoding FAD-dependent oxidoreductase, with protein MTHVVVVGAYGSAGVAAAEGLLDAVGEEIDRLTLVDDGEPGGGLCILRGCMPSKELLSAAEHRYQARHDDRLVGDPPEMDLERIVATKDEHVSNFASHRRGAVHEMTERDGVEFRHERAEFVGERTLRVGNDRIEADYVVVATGSEPVVPDIPGMGEADFYTSADVLDATDLPDSGVVVGFGFVGLELVPYLVEAGVDVTVVEHDERPLDEADPAFGEEILSLYREEFGVDVLTETYEKRVESTDEGVRLHVEGPDGDPSAVDAEGLFCFTGRRPNVGGLGLERAGLSVESGWVTAAMHAADDPRVFVPGDANGKEPILHVAKEHGYLAAENILADVRGGTLEPYENVHHHVVFSGAGVYPYARVGHSEASATAAGLDHVAVHREASDDGVFKTKAVPRGRATLVVATDGTVLGYQGLHYHADVMAKTMQVVVERGMDVRTLPDRAYHPTTPEILDGLFRAATAEIRD; from the coding sequence ATGACACACGTAGTCGTCGTAGGCGCGTACGGAAGCGCGGGCGTCGCCGCCGCGGAGGGACTGCTCGACGCGGTGGGCGAGGAAATCGACCGCCTGACGCTCGTCGACGACGGCGAACCGGGCGGCGGACTCTGCATTCTCCGCGGCTGTATGCCGTCGAAAGAACTGCTCTCGGCGGCCGAACACAGATATCAGGCTCGACACGACGACAGACTCGTCGGCGACCCCCCGGAGATGGACCTCGAACGAATCGTCGCGACGAAAGACGAACACGTCTCGAACTTCGCGTCGCACCGCCGCGGCGCGGTTCACGAGATGACCGAACGCGACGGCGTCGAGTTCCGCCACGAACGCGCCGAGTTCGTCGGTGAACGGACGCTCCGGGTGGGCAACGACCGAATCGAGGCGGACTACGTCGTCGTCGCGACTGGCTCTGAACCCGTCGTTCCGGACATCCCCGGCATGGGCGAGGCGGATTTCTACACCAGCGCGGACGTGTTAGACGCCACTGACCTGCCGGACTCGGGCGTCGTGGTGGGCTTCGGCTTCGTCGGACTGGAACTCGTCCCGTACCTCGTGGAGGCGGGGGTCGACGTGACCGTCGTCGAACACGACGAACGGCCGCTAGACGAGGCCGACCCCGCCTTCGGCGAGGAGATACTCTCGCTGTACCGCGAGGAGTTCGGCGTCGACGTGCTGACCGAGACGTACGAAAAACGGGTCGAATCGACCGACGAGGGAGTTCGATTACACGTCGAGGGGCCGGACGGCGACCCGTCGGCGGTGGACGCGGAGGGGTTGTTCTGTTTCACCGGACGGCGACCGAACGTCGGCGGACTCGGACTCGAACGCGCGGGACTGTCGGTGGAGTCCGGGTGGGTGACGGCCGCGATGCACGCGGCGGACGACCCGCGCGTGTTCGTCCCCGGCGACGCGAACGGGAAAGAACCCATCCTCCACGTCGCGAAGGAACACGGCTACCTCGCCGCCGAGAACATCCTCGCGGACGTTCGCGGGGGGACGCTCGAACCGTACGAGAACGTCCACCACCACGTCGTCTTCTCGGGCGCGGGGGTGTACCCGTACGCCCGCGTGGGGCACTCGGAGGCGTCGGCGACGGCGGCGGGCCTCGACCACGTCGCAGTACACCGAGAAGCGTCCGACGACGGCGTGTTCAAGACGAAGGCGGTACCGCGCGGACGGGCGACGCTCGTCGTGGCAACGGACGGAACCGTCCTCGGGTATCAGGGACTGCACTACCACGCGGACGTGATGGCGAAGACGATGCAGGTGGTCGTCGAACGCGGGATGGACGTTCGGACGCTCCCCGACAGGGCGTACCACCCGACGACGCCCGAGATTCTCGACGGACTGTTCCGCGCGGCGACGGCGGAGATACGCGACTAG
- the kdgK1 gene encoding bifunctional 2-dehydro-3-deoxygluconokinase/2-dehydro-3-deoxygalactonokinase, producing MSDLVTFGETMLRLSPPHGERLERTRTLDVQAGGAESNVAVAAARLGIDSVWLSKLPDSPLGRRVVSELRSHGVRTGIVWDDPEESRIGTYYLEHGTEPRGTDVTYDRKDAAVTTTVPEELPLGAIRNSEMFYTSGITPALSETLAATTERVLAAAQDGETTTVFDLNYRSKLWSPEAAREEFESLFPAIDLLVAAERDVRSVLDREGDVTELAHGLATDFGFETVVITRGENGSVALHEGEVFEQDIYRAETVDAIGTGDAFVGGFLAKRLHGGNVGEALEYGSATASLKRTVDGDLAVVTPEEVDAVVERDAGGISR from the coding sequence ATGAGCGACCTCGTCACGTTCGGGGAGACGATGCTTCGGTTGTCGCCGCCGCACGGCGAGCGACTGGAACGGACCCGCACACTCGACGTACAGGCCGGTGGCGCCGAAAGTAACGTCGCGGTGGCCGCCGCGCGCTTAGGGATAGATTCGGTGTGGCTCTCGAAACTGCCGGACTCGCCTCTGGGCCGCCGCGTCGTCTCCGAACTGCGGAGCCACGGGGTCCGAACCGGTATCGTCTGGGACGACCCCGAGGAGTCCCGCATCGGTACCTACTATCTCGAACACGGGACCGAACCCCGCGGCACCGACGTCACCTACGACCGGAAAGACGCCGCGGTGACGACGACGGTGCCCGAGGAACTCCCTCTCGGGGCGATTCGGAACTCGGAGATGTTCTACACCAGCGGAATCACCCCGGCGCTCTCGGAGACGCTGGCGGCCACGACCGAACGCGTCTTGGCCGCGGCGCAGGACGGCGAGACGACGACGGTGTTCGACCTGAACTACCGGTCGAAGCTCTGGTCGCCCGAGGCCGCCCGCGAGGAGTTCGAGTCGCTTTTCCCCGCTATCGACCTCCTCGTCGCCGCCGAACGCGACGTGCGGTCGGTTCTCGACCGAGAGGGCGACGTGACCGAACTCGCGCACGGACTCGCCACCGACTTCGGCTTCGAGACGGTCGTCATCACGCGCGGCGAGAACGGCTCCGTGGCCCTCCACGAGGGCGAGGTGTTCGAACAGGATATCTATCGGGCGGAGACCGTGGACGCGATCGGAACGGGCGACGCCTTCGTCGGCGGGTTCCTCGCGAAGCGACTCCACGGCGGCAACGTGGGCGAGGCGCTCGAATACGGCTCTGCGACCGCCTCGCTGAAACGCACCGTCGACGGTGACCTCGCGGTCGTCACGCCCGAGGAAGTGGACGCCGTCGTCGAACGGGACGCGGGCGGAATCTCCAGATAG